AGACCGCCCTGAAAGAGATAGCGCAGCCCGACATTGACGATGACCACGACAACGGTAATGCACAGGAAAAAACCGCTGACCAGAAGGTCGAAATTTTTGAATAGAAATCTTGATGCTTCAGACATTGTTCCCACCAGAAACGGTGCATGGAAGGCTTTCCTTCCATGCACCGCAAGGTTTTTATTTTCTCATTGCGTCGAGTTCTTTGAAGATGGTCTGGTATACACCGGGGGTCATACCTTTCTGTTCTTTGTAGAGAGGCTTGAGGGCTGCGCGGAAAGCGTCGCCGTCAACTTCGTTGAACTTTACGCCGTAGGATTCGAGTTCCTTAACCACGCCGCCGTGCTGGGACTTGAGCAGGTTGACCATGTGGGTTGCACCACTGGAGAATTCGTCCTGAATGATCTTCTGGTATTTGGCCGGAATGTCGTTCCAGACCTTGGTGGAGATGTATACACCGCAGGTACCGAGGATGTGACGGGTGTTGGCTACGTTCTTGGTGGGGCCTTCGTATACTTTGGTGCCGATGTTGGTGAACTCGGAGCCTTCGAGGCCGTCAACAACACCCTGCTGGACTGCGGAGAGGGTTTCACCCCAGGGCAGGGGGGTTGCAACCGCGCCCATGGCGGTGAGGGTGTCGATGTAGGATTTGGAACCGGGGGTACGGATTTTCATGCCGCTGAGATCAGCAGGAGTCTTGATCACTTTCTGGGTGATCAGGTTACGGAAACCGTAGATGAAGTCCAGAGCGAGAATTTTAATGCCTTTCTTTTCAGCTTCGGCCTGCATTTTTTTAACGAGGTCGGACTGGGTCAGCTGAACGTATTCGTCAAAGCTGCGGTAAAGCATGGGAGCGTAGAGTGCTTTGAAATCGGGAACATAGTCGCCGATGAAAGAGGGGTCTTCAACAGAGATGAAGCGTGCGCCGCGTACAACCTGTTCAACGCCTTCCTTGTATGCGGGCA
This sequence is a window from Desulfovibrio sp. JC010. Protein-coding genes within it:
- a CDS encoding C4-dicarboxylate TRAP transporter substrate-binding protein, coding for MSFKKTLSVLCAGAVLVLSMSGLCMADDYKLTLKLSHVFSPAEQLSKSMDAVAESIHKKTDGAINIQTFPQAQLPAYKEGVEQVVRGARFISVEDPSFIGDYVPDFKALYAPMLYRSFDEYVQLTQSDLVKKMQAEAEKKGIKILALDFIYGFRNLITQKVIKTPADLSGMKIRTPGSKSYIDTLTAMGAVATPLPWGETLSAVQQGVVDGLEGSEFTNIGTKVYEGPTKNVANTRHILGTCGVYISTKVWNDIPAKYQKIIQDEFSSGATHMVNLLKSQHGGVVKELESYGVKFNEVDGDAFRAALKPLYKEQKGMTPGVYQTIFKELDAMRK